A genomic region of Trichothermofontia sichuanensis B231 contains the following coding sequences:
- a CDS encoding DUF1818 family protein → MTAQKVLKQGKGWRLGWDPTAIEFVGLVGTDEWAIELTAAEFQDFCRLLQQLAETMTAMASELMPEERITCEAESEWVWLAVEGYPHAYGLSVIIHSGRRAEGYWPPAAVPGLLAATQTWSVF, encoded by the coding sequence ATGACAGCGCAAAAAGTACTCAAGCAAGGCAAGGGCTGGCGCTTAGGCTGGGACCCAACGGCGATCGAATTTGTAGGCCTGGTTGGTACGGATGAGTGGGCGATCGAACTAACAGCGGCGGAATTCCAGGACTTTTGCCGTTTACTGCAACAACTGGCTGAAACAATGACCGCAATGGCGAGTGAACTGATGCCGGAAGAGCGCATCACCTGTGAAGCCGAGAGTGAATGGGTATGGCTGGCCGTAGAAGGCTATCCCCACGCCTACGGTCTTTCGGTCATCATCCATTCTGGGCGGCGGGCTGAGGGGTATTGGCCACCCGCAGCCGTCCCTGGATTATTGGCGGCCACGCAAACCTGGAGTGTATTCTGA